The Cellulomonas shaoxiangyii sequence GTGATTGCCCCTCGCGCCGCCATCTGCGGCAGCTGTGCGACGGGCCTTCTCGGACGCTGCGTCGGGCTGGAACTCCTCCCAGCCGTGGAAGCGCCACCCGTCCTTCGTCTGCCGCCAGAGGCCCGAGTCGACCAGCGCCTCGGCGTCCTTCGCGGTGTGCCCGAGCGCGGCGAGGACGTGCCGGGGAATGCGTCCGTCAGTCGCCATGCCGGCCGACCAGGACCCGGCGGTGACCCACAGGGCTCGCGCACGGGTGGGCGTCGCCAGCCACTTCGGGTGTCCCCACAGGCGGTCGTCAACCTTGAACCACGTCATGAAGTCGCCTCCCCGACTGGTCGGAACTCGACGCCACGGACCGAGGGAGCGGTCCGAACGCGGTCGTGGACGATCTGCCATACCCGCGCTTGCGTGACGCTGAAGCGCCGACCGAGCTCGCGTTGCGTCCACTTGCCCGTCGCGTACAGAGCGCGGATCTCCGCCACCTGGTCGTCGGTGAGCTTGGCGAGCGGGCTGTGGTGCCCCGTCGCCTTCCTTGCGCGCTCGGTGCAGTCGCGTGCGTTGTCGGCGTAGGTCCCCACGCTCAGGTGCTCGGGCTTCACGCAGCGCCGGTTGTCGCAGGCGTGCCGCACGAGTAGCCCGTCCGGGATGGGGCCATGCGTGAGCTCGTAGGCGACGCGGTGGGCGCCGCGGGTTCGCTCCCCATCCCACGCCGCGCCGTAGCCACCTGGGCCGAAGGTGGCCCCGGCCCACTCAAGGCAACCGTTCGAGGCGGGTGCTGCGTGAGACCAGAAGCGGTTAGCGTCGACCATCAGGCCGCCCCCAGCCGGTCGGTCGCCCACGGCTCCCAGTCGCGCGGCCCGGGCCCGGTGAGGCGTCGGAACGTCACGCCGGGGCGGCTGGCGACGAGGGGGATGCCGTCCGCGATCAGCGAGGCGAGTCGGATGACCTCGCGCCGCTCGGCCGGCGGGCAGGTGCCGCCGCGCTTCGCCTGGATGACCAGGAACTCGCCGGCCTTCCACGCGAGCACGTCGGCCTTGCCCTTGCTGCCTGCGGAGCGCACCGTCTCGTAGCCCTCGGCGCGCAGGTGGTGGATCACCTCGCGCTCGAAGTCGGCGCCGCCGCTGTATCGGGTCATGACGCCCTCCTCTCCGTGCGGTGTGCGGCCTGCCCGGCGATGAGGAGCGACACGGACGCCCGGGGCATGTGCATGGCGGTGGCGATCTCGTCGTGGGTGGCCCCGTGCTGGACCATGTGGACGGCGAGGTCGGCCAGGCGCCGCGTGGCGATGTGGTCGAACGGGTTGGCCTCGGGGAGGTCGGCGTCGGGTGCGAGCCGGCGGATCTGCTCGTCGATGCGCACCCGTGCGGCGTGGAGCTCGGCGAGGCGCTGGGCCCGGGCGGTCATGACGCCTCCCCGGGTGCGCAGGAGGCGTGCCCGAAGAGCGACGCCCCGCCGCAGGTTGCGCAGTGCCGCCGCTGCGAGGGGTGCTGGTGCCCGCACGTTGCGCAGTCGATGACGGTGATGCCCGTCGGGGTCGCGCCGACCTCGCTCAGGATGTCCAGCAGGTCCGGCCCGCTGTGGTCCGGCAGATCCATCACGCACCCCCCTTCTCCGGTGACGGCGTGTGCCCCATGAGCTGCCGGTGACGCAGCCGGCCAGCGGTGTCGCCCGTGAAGTCCTTGCCGCACAGGCACAGCAGGGCTCCGGTGCGCTCCCGGCGGGCGAGTCCGTAGGCGAGTGCGGCGTCGAAGCCCGGGGTGACGGACCTCGGGGACGCGTCGGGGTCGATGTCGCTCATGCGGCGCTCCGTTCCTGGTGTCGGGTGCCCTTGAGCGACTCGAGGACGTCTGGTCGGTTGTGGCGCCGCGCGGCCTCCTCGACGCCGGAGATGGTGACGCCGAGCCGGTGTGCGGCCCGCGCGGGGTGCTCGCTGCCGCGGATGAGGTGCATGAACTCGTCGAGGTCGATGGCCGCGCGCTTCTGGGGTCCGGTGCCGACGGGGGTGGCGTTGGGGTCGTCGATGTCGTCCCAGCCGAGCGGGGGTGTCAGCCCTCTCGTGCGTGCCAGCGCGCGGGTCCGGTTCGAGGGCCCGAGGGTCGCGGACATTCGCTCGTACACGTCGCGGAGGGCGCAGGCGGCTACGGCGCCGACGCCCGTGGTGTTGCCTGCTGCGATCTCGCGGACCGTGGGGAGCGGGAGCTGTGCAGCCGTGGCGATGTCGGCGATGCGCCACCCGAGGGCGTTGAGCGCGTGGATCCGCCGCCGGTAGGGCAGCGCGGGGATCGTGCCGGCGGTCGGGTACTGGGCGTGGCCGAGGATCTTCTGCGCGGTGCCGCGCGACCACGTGTGGCCGGTGCGCCGTCGCTGCTGGGCCCCGGAGATCGTGCGGGGAGGCAGGCCGGCGGCGGATGCGATGGCCGTGTCGGACCATCCGAGAGCGGAGAGCCGGTCGATCTCGGCCCAGGCGGCGTCGGACGGTCGGGCGAGCCGGTGCCCCGCGGCGTGCTGCTTCTTGCGGCGGGCCGTGTAGAGGCGGCAGTCGGGGCACTTGCAGGATGTCCACGTGGCGCGGGGGCGGCGGATGCAGGTCATGCGGCACCTGCCTTGCGCGCCCGGTACTCGCGGGAGTAAGCGGCCTGGGCCTGCTTGCACCAGTGGCACGCGTTCTCGCCGCGGCGGCGGTGCATGTTGTACGCGCCGACGGTGCCGTGGCCGCGGGGAGCGGGGGCGTCGAGCTCGTCGTCGCTCTCGTCCATGTCGCTGACCGGTGCGCCGCCGAGCCGCTGCCGCTGCTTGGGGGTCAGGCCACCCCAGATCCCGTGGGGCTCGTTGTTGTCGAGCGCGTACTCCAAACACGTGGCGATCAGCGGGCACGTGCCGCAGACCTTGCGCGCATAGTCGGCCGAGGCGCGGTCACCCTTCTCGGGATACCAGTAGTCGCCGCCCACGGATGCGCACGCGGCGCTGTCGACCCAGGCGGGGATGGTGGGAAGATCGATGGTCATGCGGCTGCTCCGTTCTTCACCCGGTCGAGTGGGTTGCGTGTAGATACAGTCGCGGCTAGTGTGTAGATACACGCCAAGCCACGGAGGACGACATGACCCGCACCGACATCCCGACCCAGACCATCGAGTGCACGTGCAAGCACTGCGCCGCGTTCGCCGAGCGCAAGGGACTGGCCTTCCCCCTTCGCGCCGAGGTGAACGAGAAGATGGCGGGCGCCATCGCGACGAACGCGAGGGGCCGTCACTCGCTGGTCCAGAAGGCGCACCAGCCGCCGTTCGGCCGCATGGACGACATGCAGGCCAAGTTCGGCCCGTGGGTGGCCTGACGTGGCGACGATGCCGCGCTCGCTGCGCATCCCGGAGGACGTCTGGATCGCCGCCGTCGAGAAGGCGAAGGCGGAGGGAACGACGGTCACGGCGGTGGTCGTGGCCGCGCTACGGCGGTACTTGAAGCGCTGACGCAGGGCGGTGGTCATCAGGCCACCGCCTTCGTCATGTGCGCGACGAACTGGCGGCCGACGAACTCTGTGTACGCCGGCGGGATCGACAGGAACGTCCCGCGCTCCGTCGCCCACGTCAGGCCCGTCAGCGCCCGCAACACGTCGAGCGAGGCGGGCACGTACCCGCCCTTGCGGACGTGCCGCGCCTCCCATGCGTCCCGTCGTGCGCCGCCGTACGCACCGGCGACCTGGACGGCGCGGGGGTGCCGGCAGTCACGGGGTGCGGTGATGGGGAACGACGCCTCGAATAGGCGGTGCCGGCGCATCGTGAGGGGCGTGCCGTCCGTGTCTCGGACGCTGCCCGGCTCGTGGAACATCGACCAGCACAGCATCGTGGGCTCGACCATTTCGGGGCGGGCGTCGGCCACGTTCTCGATGACGTAGGCCGTGCCGGTCTCCTGCATCGCGGCTCGGGTGACGCCGATGAGCCTGTCGTACCGGTCGAGGCGGTCCGGGACGGCAGCGGTGCCGCGGGAGTACCCGGTGCAGGTGGGCGACCCGTGGGCGAGGTCGACCAGCGGGCCGAGTGCCAGGATTGCCTCGATGGCGTCACCCAGGACCGCGGGGAACGGGTAGTGCGCGAGGCGTGCGGCGTCGTTGTCGACGCCGAGGATGAGGCAGCCGGCGTCTGCGTAGCCCTTGCCGGCGCCCCCCTCGCCACAGAAGGCGTCCAGGACGATCGGCACGCCGGGGTGGTCGCGGCGCCACTGTGCGATGAGCTCGCGCGCGGCGTCGATCGTGAGGGGTGCTGGTCGGCCTGGTCGTGCGGATAGCGTGTTCTTGCCCACGATGTGGGTCCTTCCTGTTGGGAGGGCGCCGGGGGCGGTGCTTGCTTGGCGGCTGGTGGCCGCCCCCGGCGCGTTTTGCAGTAGTTGGCAGTCAGGCTTTGCCGTACTGCGGGCACGTGCTGACGTGGATGCCGTCGGGGAGGAACTGGCAGAGGACGTCGCAGTCGCTCACTCCTCATCCCCCGTCATGTAGTCCCGCACCCACACGCCCCCGATGACGCGCCCGCCGGGGTTCAGCGATGCGTCCTGGGCGGCGGTGTCCTCGGCGGTGAAGGGGTAGGGGGGCTCGAGGTCGTCGGTGTGGGCGAGGGCGCTCACTGCGCGACCGCCTTGGCTTCGACCTCAGCCACGCGACGGGCGAACCTGGTGGCGTACTCGATCGCCTCGACCCATGTGCCGAAGTGGACGCTGTAGCCGCGGAACACGACGGCGGCCTGGGGGAGGTCGGGGCGGGACCAGTTCATGCAGCCGACGTAGGGCTTGCGCCATCCGGGGCGCTTGACCCCACTCACCGCGCACCCCCCGTCTCCGCCACGTCCGCCCACTCGCCGTCGAGCGCGGGCTGGTCGGGCTCGGGCTCCTTGGCCGCCGCGTCGAGCTCGGCCACCCGTGCCTCGATCTGCGCACGCACCTCGGGGGTCGCCGCACGCCATGCCGCCTTGAGTGCGGCGCGGTCGGTGGTGGTGGCGATGTCGAGGGCGGGCGCGGTGGGTGCGTCGGGCAGTGGCTTGACGGTCCAGTGCGCCCCCCTGCCTCCGCGCGGGTTGACGAGGGTGGTCTTGCTGCTGGTGATGTGGGACAGGCGGCTGATGCGCGTTCCGCCTCGCTTCTCCTTGCCGAAGTAGACGTCCGGGTCTCCGTACAGTTCGACGCGGCGGCCGACCCAGACCTTCACGTCCTTGCCCCAGTTGTCAGCCAGGACCCGGAGCATTCCCTTGCTCGGCCGCCAGACCCGGGGGAACTCGGCCAGTGCGATGTTCACGGGCTGCTGGTCGGCGAGCTCGGTGCCGTTCTCGCTGACGTCGGTGATGGTGAAGACCTGCGGCCCGGAGGCGTCGAGGTCGGCGAAGTCGAGTTGGTCGCTCTTGGGTGCGAGAGCCTTCGTGAGATCCATGTCAGAACACCAGGTCCAGGTCGAAGTTGGTGCGCTCGGTCAGGGGCATGCCCGTCGTGCGCTCGGTGAAGGTGGCGACGATGTGCGCGGCGTTTATCTCGAACAGGCGCGCAGCCGCGGTGATGACCTCGAACCAGCGCAGGTCGGGGTAGACGCGCTTGACGTACAGGGGAAGCCCGCCGCAGAACGACACGTAGTCGCACCATGCGCGGCCACTGACGAGGAGGCCGGCCTGGATCTGCGCCATGTTTCCGGCGGGTACGGCGTCTGCCAGGACGGTCGCGACCTGCGCCTTGGCTCGCCGGGACTTGATCTCGATGAGCCCGTCGTCGCCCACGAGCCCGTCGGGGGAGTAGCCGAGCCGCCAGTCGTGCTCGGCTCGGACCATGAACCCGACCTCGGCGACGTCGACCCCGGTGTGCTGGGCGTAGGCCTCGCGTGCGATGGGCTCCTCGTACGTGCCGCGTTCCATGTCGCGGTTCACGTACACGGGGTTTGACCATCCGGTGATGCGCTCGGCGGCCAGGAGGGTCGTCAGGGCGCGGGACGTGTCGTTGTTGGCGAGGACGATGACCGGCTCGAGATCCTGAGCAAGGGCAACGCGGCTCGCGTGGAACGACTTGATCGGTGCCGCTACCGCCTTGCGCGCCCGGCTGACGCACGGGTTGTAGACCTCTGCGCCACAGTCGGGGCAACCGACCTCGGTTGCGTCCGGGTGGGTGGTGGTGACGAGCTGGCCGACCACCGACGCGGTGACGATCCCGCGACGCGCCTCCAGCCACTCGTCCGTGCCTTGGATGAGGTGGTCGAGGATGTGGACGCTCACTCCGCCCCCTCCCCACACCCGCAGTCACACAGGCACGGCACGAGCACGTCCGGCCCCGGCACCCATGCCCGCCCGTCGCACCGCTCGTGCCACCCGGCGCCGCACGGGGTCTCGCGCGGCTCGTCGAGCTCGTCGTCCTGGGTGGCGAACCGGCGCTCGTCGGCTCGGGCGATGGCGGCGGGGGAGGTGGGGTCGCTCATCGGGTCGCCGCCGTCGGCCGGAACAGGTAGAAGTCGCCCTGGTAATCCGCATCCACGGCGAACGTCAGTTCTCCGTGGAGCGGGTCGTCGGTGTTCTCGAACCAGTCGCGCAGGTTGCAGACATCGGAGTTGAAGGTGCCCACGTGGCGCGGGCCATCGTCGAGTGCGTGCCAGGGACGTCCCCCCTCGACGCCATCCACGTCCCACTCCTCGCACAGGCAGTCGTAGACCGCGTGGCACAGGGACTGCGGTCCGGCCGCGCAGTGGAAGCGGTAGGTCGGCCATCCGCCGCCGTCCCACGTCGCGGTCACGGTGTGCTCGGCGGGCGCCGCCGCCTCCCGCACCTCGGCGTCGTGGGCAGCGAGCCACCGGTCGAACTCGGCGGCGTGGGCGTCGTACCCGAGGCCGTGCGTGGTGTCCTGCTCCTCGGCCCACGTCTGCCGCACGTCCTGTGTGCGCGGCGTGTACCCGTCGGCGCTCATCGGTAGACCACCTCCCCGGCCTCGCGGTCCAGCACGTCCCAGGTGCCGCCTGGTCGGGTGTCGGTGGTGGTCACGGGGTCACCTCCACGCGGACGCCACGGGCGACGAGACGGCGGGCCACGTCGGGCACGTCGATCTCGTGGGGGTCGGTGGTCGCCTCGTACAGGGCCTTCGTGACCGCCTCCACCTGTGCCTCGTCGACCGGCGGGTGGGCGCGGAGGTACTCGGCGATGGCGAGGTGGTCGCGGGCCTCGCGCTCGTGGCGCTCGATGGTGCCGAACTCGTAGAACTCGCCGCCCACGATGCAGCCGGTCCCGGTGACGTTCGGGTCCACCTCGTGCAGCTCGCCCCGCTCGATGACGAGGGCGTCGGCGGGGACGACCTTGTGGGTGCCGAGCTCGTCCGAGATGCGCCAGCCGTAGCCGTACTCGTCGCGGATGACCCGCACGTACTTGTCCTCGCTCACAGCCCAGCTCCTTCGTCTCCGATGCGGTCCGCTGCCTCGCGGAGGTTGAGCAACGCCAGCCAGCCGGCGTCGGTGTGCGTCCCGTGCTCGCGGTCCACCTCGCGCCAGGCGAGGAGTGCGGCGAGGGCCTGTTCGCCCAGGTCGAGGGCGACGAGGGCCGGAAGCGTCGTCGTGCTCATCGCTTCATCTCCGTCTCATCGAGCGGCCCCCACACCAGCCACGCGAGGGCGACGGCGAGGACCAGGAGGGCAGGGACCACGACCCATCCCGTGCGCCCCAGGTCCGGCGCGGCGATGACCGTGAGGACCAGGGCGAGGGCGGTCAGGAGGGCGAGCTGGAGGAGGCGGATCACTGGGTGCCTCCCCGGGCGATGCGGGCGGCGTCGGCGTAGGCGTCCCCGATCGCAGAGAACCCGACCTGAGCGCGGTCGTGGCGCCACATCTCGACCTCGATCTCCCGCGCCACCTGCTCGCGGACGGCCTGGACGAGTTCCGTCAGAACGTGCCTGCGGTGCGCCTCTGCCCGGCCCTCCCAGCCCAGCGGGTGGCCGCAGGTGCAGGCGGCGAAGTTCTCCATCAGGCCGCCCCCACGAACGCGCGAGGACGACGTGAAGACGTGGGCCGCCTCCACCGCCTCGGTGAGGTCGAGCGGGGTCATGACGCGGCCTCCCCACGGGCGATGCCGGCGGCCCAGTAGAGGGCGTCGGCCACGCCGTCGTAGTAGTCCTGCGTGCGCCCGTCCTGGACGCTCGCCATCTGCGACGCCGGGGTGGCGCGGAACAGGTGGTGGATCTGCTCGCGCACCTGGCGGTCGATGTGGGGGAGGGCGGCGGTGATGACGGGGCGCACGGTCTCGCGCGCGGTCTCGCGCTCGTCCGCATCGGCCGCGTCGTAGGTCCGGAGCATCACGGCGGCCCACAGTGCGGGGGTGGCCGCATCGAGCGCCTCGGTCAGGTCGATGCCGCTCACCGGTACTCCACCTCCGGAGCCGTCCCGGCCAGCGAGAGACCCCAGGCGGCCGCGAGCGCGTAGTCGATCGACCCGAACCCGACCGCCGGCGCGACCGCAGCCACAGCCGCGTCCACCTGCTCGTCCTGCTCGTCCGTGGGCTCGACGTCGGCCGGGAGGTTGGCGAGGTCGTGCAGGAGGCGAGCGGCCTGGGCGTCCGTCGGCAGCGGCGCAGGACCACGACGGGCACGGTCCAGGCGGTCGAGGTTCGACAGGTCGGGGGTCGGGTCGTCGGAGACCCAGCCGGTGAGGAAGTTGGGCTTGGGGAGGCGGCGGAGGGCGCGGTCGAAGGGGTT is a genomic window containing:
- a CDS encoding HNH endonuclease — its product is MVDANRFWSHAAPASNGCLEWAGATFGPGGYGAAWDGERTRGAHRVAYELTHGPIPDGLLVRHACDNRRCVKPEHLSVGTYADNARDCTERARKATGHHSPLAKLTDDQVAEIRALYATGKWTQRELGRRFSVTQARVWQIVHDRVRTAPSVRGVEFRPVGEATS
- a CDS encoding restriction endonuclease; this translates as MTRYSGGADFEREVIHHLRAEGYETVRSAGSKGKADVLAWKAGEFLVIQAKRGGTCPPAERREVIRLASLIADGIPLVASRPGVTFRRLTGPGPRDWEPWATDRLGAA
- a CDS encoding WhiB family transcriptional regulator, which gives rise to MTIDLPTIPAWVDSAACASVGGDYWYPEKGDRASADYARKVCGTCPLIATCLEYALDNNEPHGIWGGLTPKQRQRLGGAPVSDMDESDDELDAPAPRGHGTVGAYNMHRRRGENACHWCKQAQAAYSREYRARKAGAA
- a CDS encoding DNA cytosine methyltransferase, yielding MGKNTLSARPGRPAPLTIDAARELIAQWRRDHPGVPIVLDAFCGEGGAGKGYADAGCLILGVDNDAARLAHYPFPAVLGDAIEAILALGPLVDLAHGSPTCTGYSRGTAAVPDRLDRYDRLIGVTRAAMQETGTAYVIENVADARPEMVEPTMLCWSMFHEPGSVRDTDGTPLTMRRHRLFEASFPITAPRDCRHPRAVQVAGAYGGARRDAWEARHVRKGGYVPASLDVLRALTGLTWATERGTFLSIPPAYTEFVGRQFVAHMTKAVA
- a CDS encoding lambda exonuclease family protein, with amino-acid sequence MSVHILDHLIQGTDEWLEARRGIVTASVVGQLVTTTHPDATEVGCPDCGAEVYNPCVSRARKAVAAPIKSFHASRVALAQDLEPVIVLANNDTSRALTTLLAAERITGWSNPVYVNRDMERGTYEEPIAREAYAQHTGVDVAEVGFMVRAEHDWRLGYSPDGLVGDDGLIEIKSRRAKAQVATVLADAVPAGNMAQIQAGLLVSGRAWCDYVSFCGGLPLYVKRVYPDLRWFEVITAAARLFEINAAHIVATFTERTTGMPLTERTNFDLDLVF